One region of Eupeodes corollae chromosome 1, idEupCoro1.1, whole genome shotgun sequence genomic DNA includes:
- the LOC129941624 gene encoding atrophin-1, with protein MIRLFVLCLMMSTYVYAASNPEIATKSGKSQLSAAASSNQKSVSQHDDPLLNSINAYAQQFESSSVPGKSYGLTTQLYSQPYAIQQPQQYQPQTSFRVPQALPQHLPSSPALETNFQPMPPAPQHQHPHHHHQHQHQHQQLQLQPQPQPHIQAHQQSPPTPVLMQYLPQSQVNDGVQYLQLIPTRPLIVPISPYMSPMAQQAYHAPQIIPPPHQLNDFVAGRSQISPNEPDAASNIPYGLQAYANTLQNYRSYRFNRDVTPVGMILNMQEYMPSPNDAPKTKAVKGRP; from the coding sequence atgatTCGTTTGTTTGTACTATGCCTGATGATGAGCACTTATGTCTATGCTGCATCTAATCCAGAGATTGCAACAAAAAGTGGAAAATCACAGCTATCGGCGGCGGCGTCATCAAATCAAAAGTCCGTATCCCAGCACGATGACCCTCTTCTTAACTCGATCAATGCGTATGCGCAACAATTTGAAAGCAGCTCAGTTCCCGGCAAGTCCTATGGGCTCACTACACAGCTCTACTCTCAACCGTACGCAATTCAACAACCACAACAATACCAACCGCAGACCAGTTTTAGAGTGCCTCAAGCCCTTCCACAACATCTCCCGTCATCTCCAGCACTTGAAACAAATTTCCAACCAATGCCACCAGCACCTCAGCATCAGCatccacatcatcatcatcaacaccagcatcagcatcaacagcttcagcttcagccaCAGCCACAGCCGCACATTCAGGCCCATCAACAGAGTCCTCCGACTCCGGTGCTGATGCAATACCTGCCGCAGTCTCAAGTAAACGATGGAGTACAGTATCTGCAGTTGATTCCAACTCGTCCACTTATTGTTCCAATCAGTCCATATATGTCACCTATGGCGCAACAGGCCTATCACGCTCCTCAAATTATCCCGCCACCACATCAACTCAACGACTTCGTGGCAGGGCGATCACAAATCTCTCCAAATGAACCAGATGCCGCTAGTAACATACCTTATGGTCTTCAAGCCTATGCTAATACCTTGCAGAATTATCGCAGCTACAGATTTAACAGAGACGTTACGCCAGTGGGAATGATTCTCAACATGCAGGAATATATGCCCTCGCCTAATGATGCCCCAAAGACGAAAGCAGTCAAGGGGAGGCCTTAA